One Odocoileus virginianus isolate 20LAN1187 ecotype Illinois chromosome 6, Ovbor_1.2, whole genome shotgun sequence DNA segment encodes these proteins:
- the BHMT2 gene encoding S-methylmethionine--homocysteine S-methyltransferase BHMT2 isoform X2 — MAPTRGPRVKKGLLERLDSGEVVVGDGSFLLTLEKRGYVKAGLWTPEAVVEHPDAVRQLHMEFLRAGSDVMQTFTFSASEDNMGSQWEAVNTAACDLAREVADKGDALVAGGICQTSLYAHHKDEVRIKKLFRLQLEIFARKNVDFLIAEYFEHAVEAVWAVEVLKESGKPVAATMCIGPEGDMHGVTPGECAVKLVKAGASVVGVNCQFGPWTSLKTMSLMKEALQAAGLKAHFMVQSLGFHMPDCGKGGFLDLPEYPFVLEPRVATRWDIQKYAREAYNLGVRYIGGCCGFEPYHIRAIAEELAPERGFLPLASEKHGSWGSGLSTHTKPWIRARARREYWENLRPASGRPLCPSLSKPDA, encoded by the exons ATGGCCCCGACCCGGGGGCCCAGAGTCAAGAAG GGCCTTTTGGAACGGCTGGATAGTGGGGAGGTTGTGGTTGGAGATGGCAGCTTTCTCCTAACTCTGGAGAAGAGGGGCTACGTGAAGGCTGGGCTCTGGACTCCAGAAGCCGTGGTAGAGCATCCAGACGCAG TTCGTCAGCTTCACATGGAATTCTTGAGGGCGGGATCAGATGTCATGCAGACTTTCACCTTTTCTGCCAGTGAAGACAATATGGGAAGTCAG TGGGAAGCTGTAAACACCGCTGCCTGTGACCTCGCCAGAGAAGTAGCCGACAAAGGGGATGCTTTGGTAGCAGGGGGGATCTGCCAGACATCGTTGTACGCGCACCACAAGGATGAAGTTAGAATTAAAAAGCTTTTTCGACTACAGCTAGAGATTTTTGCCAGGAAAAATGTAGATTTCTTGATTGCAGAG TATTTTGAACATGCTGTAGAAGCTGTGTGGGCTGTAGAAGTCTTAAAAGAATCTGGAAAGCCTGTGGCAGCCACTATGTGCATAGGCCCAGAGGGAGACATGCATGGTGTAACACCTGGAGAATGTGCTGTGAAGCTGGTGAAGGCAG GGGCTTCAGTTGTTGGTGTGAACTGCCAATTTGGGCCCTGGACCAGCCTGAAGACCATGAGCCTCATGAAGGAAGCCCTACAGGCTGCAGGGCTGAAAGCACACTTTAtggtgcagtccctggggttccaCATGCCCGACTGTGGCAAAGGAGGGTTTCTGGATCTCCCTGAATATCCCTTTG TGCTGGAGCCCAGAGTTGCAACCAGATGGGATATTCAAAAGTATGCCAGAGAAGCCTACAACCTGGGGGTCAGGTACATAGGCGGGTGCTGTGGCTTTGAACCTTATCACATCAGAGCGATTGCAGAGGAGCTGGCCCCGGAGAGGGGATTTTTACCACTGGCTTCAGAAAAACATGGCAGCTGGGGAAGTGGTCTCAGTACACACACCAAACCCTGGATTAGAGCCAG
- the BHMT2 gene encoding S-methylmethionine--homocysteine S-methyltransferase BHMT2 isoform X1 has protein sequence MPRCQDDSNLGYQLWSLALVPCTARVLYANDLRFTFIPILQGLLERLDSGEVVVGDGSFLLTLEKRGYVKAGLWTPEAVVEHPDAVRQLHMEFLRAGSDVMQTFTFSASEDNMGSQWEAVNTAACDLAREVADKGDALVAGGICQTSLYAHHKDEVRIKKLFRLQLEIFARKNVDFLIAEYFEHAVEAVWAVEVLKESGKPVAATMCIGPEGDMHGVTPGECAVKLVKAGASVVGVNCQFGPWTSLKTMSLMKEALQAAGLKAHFMVQSLGFHMPDCGKGGFLDLPEYPFVLEPRVATRWDIQKYAREAYNLGVRYIGGCCGFEPYHIRAIAEELAPERGFLPLASEKHGSWGSGLSTHTKPWIRARARREYWENLRPASGRPLCPSLSKPDA, from the exons ATGCCTAGGTGTCAGGATGATAGCAATCTTGGGTACCAGTTATGGAGCCTCGCCTTGGTACCCTGCACCGCGCGAGTGCTCTATGCAAACGATCTCCGCTTcacttttattcccattttacag GGCCTTTTGGAACGGCTGGATAGTGGGGAGGTTGTGGTTGGAGATGGCAGCTTTCTCCTAACTCTGGAGAAGAGGGGCTACGTGAAGGCTGGGCTCTGGACTCCAGAAGCCGTGGTAGAGCATCCAGACGCAG TTCGTCAGCTTCACATGGAATTCTTGAGGGCGGGATCAGATGTCATGCAGACTTTCACCTTTTCTGCCAGTGAAGACAATATGGGAAGTCAG TGGGAAGCTGTAAACACCGCTGCCTGTGACCTCGCCAGAGAAGTAGCCGACAAAGGGGATGCTTTGGTAGCAGGGGGGATCTGCCAGACATCGTTGTACGCGCACCACAAGGATGAAGTTAGAATTAAAAAGCTTTTTCGACTACAGCTAGAGATTTTTGCCAGGAAAAATGTAGATTTCTTGATTGCAGAG TATTTTGAACATGCTGTAGAAGCTGTGTGGGCTGTAGAAGTCTTAAAAGAATCTGGAAAGCCTGTGGCAGCCACTATGTGCATAGGCCCAGAGGGAGACATGCATGGTGTAACACCTGGAGAATGTGCTGTGAAGCTGGTGAAGGCAG GGGCTTCAGTTGTTGGTGTGAACTGCCAATTTGGGCCCTGGACCAGCCTGAAGACCATGAGCCTCATGAAGGAAGCCCTACAGGCTGCAGGGCTGAAAGCACACTTTAtggtgcagtccctggggttccaCATGCCCGACTGTGGCAAAGGAGGGTTTCTGGATCTCCCTGAATATCCCTTTG TGCTGGAGCCCAGAGTTGCAACCAGATGGGATATTCAAAAGTATGCCAGAGAAGCCTACAACCTGGGGGTCAGGTACATAGGCGGGTGCTGTGGCTTTGAACCTTATCACATCAGAGCGATTGCAGAGGAGCTGGCCCCGGAGAGGGGATTTTTACCACTGGCTTCAGAAAAACATGGCAGCTGGGGAAGTGGTCTCAGTACACACACCAAACCCTGGATTAGAGCCAG
- the BHMT2 gene encoding S-methylmethionine--homocysteine S-methyltransferase BHMT2 isoform X3, translating into MPRCQDDSNLGYQLWSLALVPCTARVLYANDLRFTFIPILQGLLERLDSGEVVVGDGSFLLTLEKRGYVKAGLWTPEAVVEHPDAVRQLHMEFLRAGSDVMQTFTFSASEDNMGSQYFEHAVEAVWAVEVLKESGKPVAATMCIGPEGDMHGVTPGECAVKLVKAGASVVGVNCQFGPWTSLKTMSLMKEALQAAGLKAHFMVQSLGFHMPDCGKGGFLDLPEYPFVLEPRVATRWDIQKYAREAYNLGVRYIGGCCGFEPYHIRAIAEELAPERGFLPLASEKHGSWGSGLSTHTKPWIRARARREYWENLRPASGRPLCPSLSKPDA; encoded by the exons ATGCCTAGGTGTCAGGATGATAGCAATCTTGGGTACCAGTTATGGAGCCTCGCCTTGGTACCCTGCACCGCGCGAGTGCTCTATGCAAACGATCTCCGCTTcacttttattcccattttacag GGCCTTTTGGAACGGCTGGATAGTGGGGAGGTTGTGGTTGGAGATGGCAGCTTTCTCCTAACTCTGGAGAAGAGGGGCTACGTGAAGGCTGGGCTCTGGACTCCAGAAGCCGTGGTAGAGCATCCAGACGCAG TTCGTCAGCTTCACATGGAATTCTTGAGGGCGGGATCAGATGTCATGCAGACTTTCACCTTTTCTGCCAGTGAAGACAATATGGGAAGTCAG TATTTTGAACATGCTGTAGAAGCTGTGTGGGCTGTAGAAGTCTTAAAAGAATCTGGAAAGCCTGTGGCAGCCACTATGTGCATAGGCCCAGAGGGAGACATGCATGGTGTAACACCTGGAGAATGTGCTGTGAAGCTGGTGAAGGCAG GGGCTTCAGTTGTTGGTGTGAACTGCCAATTTGGGCCCTGGACCAGCCTGAAGACCATGAGCCTCATGAAGGAAGCCCTACAGGCTGCAGGGCTGAAAGCACACTTTAtggtgcagtccctggggttccaCATGCCCGACTGTGGCAAAGGAGGGTTTCTGGATCTCCCTGAATATCCCTTTG TGCTGGAGCCCAGAGTTGCAACCAGATGGGATATTCAAAAGTATGCCAGAGAAGCCTACAACCTGGGGGTCAGGTACATAGGCGGGTGCTGTGGCTTTGAACCTTATCACATCAGAGCGATTGCAGAGGAGCTGGCCCCGGAGAGGGGATTTTTACCACTGGCTTCAGAAAAACATGGCAGCTGGGGAAGTGGTCTCAGTACACACACCAAACCCTGGATTAGAGCCAG
- the BHMT2 gene encoding S-methylmethionine--homocysteine S-methyltransferase BHMT2 isoform X4: protein MEFLRAGSDVMQTFTFSASEDNMGSQWEAVNTAACDLAREVADKGDALVAGGICQTSLYAHHKDEVRIKKLFRLQLEIFARKNVDFLIAEYFEHAVEAVWAVEVLKESGKPVAATMCIGPEGDMHGVTPGECAVKLVKAGASVVGVNCQFGPWTSLKTMSLMKEALQAAGLKAHFMVQSLGFHMPDCGKGGFLDLPEYPFVLEPRVATRWDIQKYAREAYNLGVRYIGGCCGFEPYHIRAIAEELAPERGFLPLASEKHGSWGSGLSTHTKPWIRARARREYWENLRPASGRPLCPSLSKPDA from the exons ATGGAATTCTTGAGGGCGGGATCAGATGTCATGCAGACTTTCACCTTTTCTGCCAGTGAAGACAATATGGGAAGTCAG TGGGAAGCTGTAAACACCGCTGCCTGTGACCTCGCCAGAGAAGTAGCCGACAAAGGGGATGCTTTGGTAGCAGGGGGGATCTGCCAGACATCGTTGTACGCGCACCACAAGGATGAAGTTAGAATTAAAAAGCTTTTTCGACTACAGCTAGAGATTTTTGCCAGGAAAAATGTAGATTTCTTGATTGCAGAG TATTTTGAACATGCTGTAGAAGCTGTGTGGGCTGTAGAAGTCTTAAAAGAATCTGGAAAGCCTGTGGCAGCCACTATGTGCATAGGCCCAGAGGGAGACATGCATGGTGTAACACCTGGAGAATGTGCTGTGAAGCTGGTGAAGGCAG GGGCTTCAGTTGTTGGTGTGAACTGCCAATTTGGGCCCTGGACCAGCCTGAAGACCATGAGCCTCATGAAGGAAGCCCTACAGGCTGCAGGGCTGAAAGCACACTTTAtggtgcagtccctggggttccaCATGCCCGACTGTGGCAAAGGAGGGTTTCTGGATCTCCCTGAATATCCCTTTG TGCTGGAGCCCAGAGTTGCAACCAGATGGGATATTCAAAAGTATGCCAGAGAAGCCTACAACCTGGGGGTCAGGTACATAGGCGGGTGCTGTGGCTTTGAACCTTATCACATCAGAGCGATTGCAGAGGAGCTGGCCCCGGAGAGGGGATTTTTACCACTGGCTTCAGAAAAACATGGCAGCTGGGGAAGTGGTCTCAGTACACACACCAAACCCTGGATTAGAGCCAG